The Vibrio astriarenae genome contains a region encoding:
- a CDS encoding DUF1501 domain-containing protein: protein MKISRRHFIKTAAYSTGASLTPLSLTLPTSAMANSESDYKALVCLFFYGGNDSFNMVLPADGNNLINYQNSRPDIQLYPHELVNNRSIEDDVGQTLSLNGAMPNISELILSGAATTLLNVGTLIEPTTKQNYNSVKKPPNLGAHNKQQLAWQRSWNTSEYHPYGWAGMMMDFLATGTEGVSPAFSLGTNNWLNGQSTESLALSSQGVRAMNALTDFTINRNLTRLLSSNSASIYGKTYLDRFQQVYDYQNTLTSVLEQYPADESIPSGFLGGQFKMVKRMVQASTALGQARQVYFVAFGGFDNHRDQRGKHEALLGQVDSALSAFYSSLKSVGLEDKVITFTMSDFGRTIENNSNRGTDHGWGSNQLIIGGPIKGRKAHGTFPEFIRDGKDAVGNKFIPTVASEQYAATLCKWFGLSDTAVDYIFPTLSPDNENPFNSRYLNFIKGLNKDKNQMKGKGKM from the coding sequence ATGAAAATTTCAAGACGACACTTTATAAAAACTGCAGCCTACTCTACGGGAGCTTCTCTTACCCCCTTGAGCCTAACCTTGCCGACTTCGGCCATGGCTAACAGTGAGAGCGACTATAAGGCCTTAGTTTGCTTGTTCTTTTATGGTGGGAATGACTCATTTAATATGGTCTTGCCTGCTGATGGAAATAACCTAATAAACTATCAAAATTCCCGACCTGACATCCAACTTTACCCACATGAATTAGTTAACAATAGAAGCATTGAAGACGACGTTGGACAAACTTTATCTTTAAATGGTGCCATGCCCAATATCAGTGAACTAATCCTGTCGGGAGCTGCAACAACATTACTCAATGTGGGAACGTTAATTGAACCAACAACCAAGCAAAACTACAACAGTGTAAAAAAGCCCCCTAATCTTGGGGCACATAACAAGCAACAGCTCGCTTGGCAGCGCAGCTGGAACACCTCGGAATATCACCCCTATGGATGGGCTGGTATGATGATGGACTTTCTTGCCACAGGTACTGAAGGTGTATCTCCAGCCTTCTCACTTGGAACCAACAACTGGCTAAATGGACAATCAACAGAATCTTTAGCTCTATCAAGTCAGGGCGTTAGAGCTATGAATGCATTGACTGACTTTACGATAAATCGAAATCTTACCCGACTACTTTCAAGCAATTCCGCATCTATATATGGAAAAACATATCTAGACAGGTTCCAACAAGTTTATGATTATCAAAATACTTTGACGAGCGTGCTAGAACAATACCCTGCAGACGAATCGATTCCATCTGGATTTCTTGGCGGACAATTCAAGATGGTCAAGAGAATGGTTCAAGCGAGTACAGCGCTTGGGCAAGCTAGGCAAGTTTACTTTGTTGCTTTTGGTGGTTTCGACAACCACAGAGATCAAAGAGGCAAGCATGAAGCACTACTCGGACAGGTTGATTCAGCGCTTTCTGCATTTTATTCATCTTTAAAGTCTGTTGGACTCGAAGATAAAGTGATCACATTTACTATGTCTGACTTCGGAAGAACTATTGAAAATAATAGCAATCGTGGAACTGATCATGGTTGGGGGAGCAATCAACTCATTATTGGAGGACCAATTAAGGGAAGAAAAGCCCATGGCACTTTCCCAGAGTTCATTAGAGACGGTAAAGATGCTGTTGGGAACAAGTTTATCCCGACGGTCGCTTCCGAACAGTACGCTGCAACTCTATGTAAATGGTTTGGATTATCGGATACAGCGGTAGATTACATTTTCCCTACACTATCCCCGGACAACGAGAACCCCTTTAACAGTCGATATCTTAATTTCATAAAGGGATTGAATAAAGATAAAAATCAAATGAAGGGTAAAGGTAAGATGTAA
- a CDS encoding integrase arm-type DNA-binding domain-containing protein gives MPKIAKNLTHTQIKNFKTKGKEQTLTDGGGLIVRALPNGSKRFYFHYTHKLTKRKVKLSIGPFPVISLLDARKKAFELSQLIARGIDPRAYIEEQKEAAEIAESSLLRQVAQEWFEVKKHSVSEDYAHDIRRSLEMHIFPILEHVPVSDITAPKAIKILRSIEVKGNLEIVKRLDQQLNEIMTYTVKLNSLCQPNPKYQSHNAQRVLAKSQQNS, from the coding sequence ATGCCGAAAATAGCTAAGAATCTTACACATACACAGATTAAGAATTTCAAAACCAAGGGTAAGGAGCAAACACTCACTGACGGTGGTGGTTTGATCGTTAGAGCCCTCCCAAATGGGTCAAAAAGGTTTTACTTTCACTACACGCATAAACTCACTAAACGTAAAGTTAAATTATCTATTGGCCCCTTCCCTGTAATATCTCTTTTAGATGCTAGAAAAAAGGCGTTCGAACTAAGTCAGCTGATCGCAAGAGGCATTGACCCGAGAGCATACATTGAAGAGCAGAAGGAAGCGGCAGAGATTGCAGAGAGCAGCCTTCTAAGACAAGTCGCTCAAGAGTGGTTCGAAGTCAAAAAACATAGCGTGTCAGAAGACTATGCTCACGACATACGGCGTTCGCTCGAAATGCACATATTTCCAATACTTGAGCATGTACCAGTTTCTGATATCACAGCGCCAAAGGCTATTAAAATCCTGCGCTCCATAGAGGTCAAGGGCAACCTTGAAATAGTCAAAAGGCTAGATCAACAACTCAATGAGATCATGACCTATACGGTGAAACTAAACAGTCTATGCCAACCTAATCCTAAATATCAAAGCCACAATGCACAAAGAGTTTTGGCCAAAAGTCAGCAAAACAGTTAA
- a CDS encoding type III restriction-modification system endonuclease: MSKGFTFEKNLPHQKAGVDAVLNMFIGAEPQVDDDQSVRLLANPELVITKLQQRSNIKAIHEFNGIEHSKEHYNENSNVIDVSMETGTGKTYTYTKTMFELNKAFGINKFIIIVPTLSIKAGTVNFLKSDALKEHFRETERELKTYVVESKKSSKKSTKSYMPQAVHDFVEANNYNKKYIHVMVINSGMVNSPSLMEAYDRGLLDNKCNTPIEAISAVKPFVIIDEPHKFPKAKTTWNNIEKFNAQSIIRYGATFNDDYENLVYRLTAVDAFNADLVKGINTFIEEMVGDDVASLTLKNTSTKEATFELNESGSKSIIKVGKGESLSKAHTEIHDLFIESMNTRMVVLSNGVELKVNGSINPYSYSDTLEGNMMRRAIKEHFKVEREMLTQRPRIKPLTLFFIDDIEGYRDGSNISGSLKANFEEWTLAEAKALLKTETDEFYKRYLERTIADISSVHGGYFSKDNSDKDEKIEQEINEILHDKELLLSLDNPRRFIFSKWTLREGWDNPNIFTLCKLRSSGSTTSKLQEVGRGLRLPVNEYMARVNGEFRLNYFVDFTEKDFVASLVKEVNETSFKETVPSKLTQDIKEKITTKYPELSALKMMMYLVNKGIIDEDENFLGAEAYLKLKAEYPDAFNKGVKSGKIKVATEGKTRSKMRAGKFDELKQLWEMINQKAVLEYKIASENDFLKLFTTYLLEESEKFKKTGVQTRIEKVYVSNDTAMSKTVFGDDDDFTKFCTMTYKEFVNRLSQMAFIKPSTLHKAFVAVQGTINITDYLNIQTIRKIKSGFSKFLLHNSFNKFGLGYNIISNSLHPTKFTDEAGHALKDVTASDLGVHSDCSLPPLDSYLFEDVFYDSELEKLNITDGEIESVSVFTKIPKNSIKIPVAGGYTYSPDFAYVVKTSEGDYLNFIIETKNVEGKDTLRKEEERKIKHAKELFNQISKEVKVEFKTQFSDDVIYDLIKQSVST, encoded by the coding sequence ATGAGTAAAGGATTCACTTTTGAAAAAAACCTGCCACACCAAAAAGCAGGTGTTGATGCAGTTCTTAATATGTTTATAGGCGCTGAGCCACAAGTCGATGACGATCAAAGTGTTCGACTTTTAGCGAATCCAGAACTCGTTATTACTAAGCTACAGCAACGTTCAAACATAAAGGCTATTCACGAGTTTAATGGTATCGAACACAGCAAAGAGCATTACAACGAAAATAGTAATGTGATTGATGTTTCGATGGAAACTGGTACAGGTAAGACTTACACTTATACAAAAACGATGTTCGAGTTGAACAAAGCTTTTGGTATCAATAAGTTTATCATCATTGTACCGACGCTTTCGATCAAAGCAGGTACGGTGAATTTTCTTAAAAGTGATGCACTTAAAGAACACTTTAGAGAGACAGAGCGTGAGCTTAAAACGTATGTTGTTGAAAGTAAAAAGTCGTCTAAGAAAAGCACAAAATCGTATATGCCTCAAGCGGTCCACGATTTTGTAGAAGCAAATAACTACAACAAAAAATACATTCATGTCATGGTGATTAACTCGGGAATGGTGAACTCACCATCGTTGATGGAAGCGTATGACCGTGGATTGCTAGACAACAAGTGTAACACGCCTATTGAAGCAATCAGTGCAGTAAAGCCGTTCGTTATAATTGATGAGCCTCATAAGTTTCCTAAAGCCAAGACAACGTGGAATAACATTGAAAAATTCAATGCTCAAAGCATCATTCGCTATGGCGCAACGTTTAATGATGATTATGAAAATCTTGTCTACCGTTTGACGGCTGTTGACGCATTTAATGCTGATCTCGTTAAAGGTATTAATACCTTTATTGAGGAGATGGTAGGAGACGATGTTGCTAGCTTGACACTTAAAAATACCTCAACAAAAGAGGCAACCTTCGAGCTAAATGAAAGCGGATCAAAGAGCATAATCAAAGTGGGCAAAGGTGAATCTTTGTCCAAAGCTCATACTGAAATTCATGATCTATTTATTGAGTCGATGAACACGAGAATGGTCGTTCTGAGTAATGGTGTAGAGCTTAAGGTTAATGGGTCAATCAACCCATATTCTTACTCTGATACGCTCGAAGGTAATATGATGCGTAGGGCGATTAAAGAGCACTTCAAAGTTGAGCGAGAAATGCTGACACAACGCCCACGAATCAAACCTCTGACCCTCTTTTTTATTGATGATATCGAGGGCTATCGCGATGGAAGCAATATTTCTGGCAGCTTGAAAGCAAATTTTGAAGAGTGGACTTTGGCTGAAGCTAAGGCATTACTAAAAACTGAAACAGATGAGTTCTACAAACGGTATTTGGAAAGAACTATTGCTGATATAAGTAGTGTCCACGGTGGTTATTTCTCGAAGGATAACAGTGATAAAGACGAAAAAATCGAGCAAGAGATTAATGAAATTTTGCACGATAAAGAGCTGCTTTTGTCTTTAGATAACCCTAGACGATTTATTTTCTCGAAGTGGACGCTTAGAGAGGGCTGGGACAACCCAAACATCTTTACCCTTTGTAAGCTACGTTCAAGTGGTAGTACAACCTCAAAGCTTCAAGAAGTGGGTCGAGGCTTACGCTTGCCAGTCAATGAATATATGGCTCGTGTAAATGGTGAATTTAGACTGAACTACTTTGTGGATTTTACTGAGAAAGATTTTGTAGCCTCTCTAGTTAAAGAAGTGAATGAAACATCATTCAAAGAGACTGTCCCATCTAAGTTGACTCAGGACATCAAGGAGAAAATTACAACCAAATACCCAGAACTTTCTGCTTTAAAAATGATGATGTACTTAGTCAATAAAGGGATCATCGATGAAGATGAGAATTTTCTGGGTGCAGAAGCCTATTTGAAACTCAAAGCTGAATACCCTGACGCCTTTAATAAGGGCGTTAAGAGCGGGAAAATCAAAGTTGCCACAGAGGGAAAAACTCGTTCGAAAATGCGAGCTGGTAAATTTGATGAGCTAAAGCAACTATGGGAAATGATTAATCAAAAGGCAGTATTAGAGTATAAGATTGCTAGCGAGAATGATTTTCTAAAGCTCTTCACTACCTATTTGCTTGAAGAGTCTGAGAAGTTCAAAAAGACTGGCGTTCAAACACGTATTGAAAAAGTGTATGTGAGCAATGATACGGCAATGTCAAAAACCGTATTTGGTGATGATGATGACTTCACTAAGTTCTGCACTATGACATACAAAGAGTTTGTAAATCGCCTATCGCAAATGGCATTTATCAAACCATCAACGCTGCACAAAGCATTTGTAGCCGTGCAAGGAACGATTAATATTACTGATTATTTGAACATTCAAACCATCAGAAAGATAAAGTCAGGCTTTAGTAAGTTCTTGCTGCATAATTCATTTAATAAGTTTGGGCTTGGATATAACATCATTTCCAACAGCCTGCATCCCACTAAATTTACAGATGAAGCAGGTCACGCTCTGAAGGATGTTACAGCAAGTGATCTCGGTGTGCATTCGGATTGTTCTTTACCACCACTGGACAGCTACCTCTTTGAAGATGTGTTTTATGATTCTGAGCTGGAAAAGCTCAATATTACTGATGGTGAAATTGAGTCTGTATCGGTCTTTACCAAGATCCCAAAAAACTCGATAAAAATCCCTGTAGCAGGTGGTTATACCTATTCTCCTGACTTTGCTTATGTAGTTAAGACCAGTGAAGGGGATTATCTGAACTTCATCATTGAAACTAAAAATGTAGAAGGAAAAGATACGCTTAGAAAAGAGGAAGAGCGTAAAATCAAGCATGCTAAAGAACTGTTCAATCAGATCAGTAAAGAAGTGAAGGTTGAGTTTAAAACACAGTTTTCTGACGATGTAATTTATGATCTAATCAAGCAATCTGTTAGTACTTAG
- a CDS encoding DUF1800 domain-containing protein, with protein MEYLSYKQAARFLDYATMGIRAGDIDKLLEIDDRHAWIDQQLEEPYSFHVKQLYEQQNQRSEPTLSQEMRVCAWFDIAFWSGAQLRQRMAFALSQILVVSDRDPQLKPFAKAVANYYDLLTTHAFSNYKTLLYEVTRSPVMGHYLTMVGNLPKSETGVNPDENYARELMQLFSIGLEELNMDGSLKLDVNGLPVATYDDSDVENMARVFTGWFMTDGSMIDPMTADSLYHDQEEKLILGNTIPAGLTPEQDLDLVLDILINHPNTAPFISKLLIQRFVTSNPKPAYIERVATVFANTGGQLSEVIKAVLLDPEIETINNIHRTKVREPILAMTYFCRALDCRPGASGLINYDALSYQDTFNQYPLGAPSVFNFFSPDYLPSGSLSDLNLASPELSIIDWNQVIKLSNVVWRLLRNNGFNTGSNTPQDLYPNLELLLSVAEDYEQVIEVIKRRFFYGDLPADLAPRFQDIWAARADKRVALAPMLYLAFVSPSFMVQES; from the coding sequence ATGGAATACCTTTCATACAAGCAAGCCGCACGTTTTCTTGATTATGCCACAATGGGTATACGTGCTGGTGATATAGATAAACTCTTAGAAATTGATGACAGACACGCCTGGATAGACCAACAATTAGAAGAACCATATTCCTTTCATGTCAAACAGCTATACGAACAACAAAACCAAAGGTCTGAGCCCACGCTTTCACAAGAAATGCGCGTATGTGCTTGGTTCGATATTGCATTTTGGTCTGGCGCCCAATTGCGTCAACGAATGGCGTTTGCTTTAAGTCAAATTCTTGTTGTAAGCGATAGGGATCCTCAGCTGAAACCCTTCGCGAAAGCAGTTGCAAACTATTATGACTTGTTAACAACCCACGCGTTTAGTAATTACAAAACTCTTCTTTATGAGGTAACTCGCTCCCCCGTCATGGGTCACTATCTCACGATGGTTGGTAATCTACCTAAAAGCGAGACGGGAGTGAACCCTGATGAAAACTACGCTAGGGAACTCATGCAGTTGTTTAGTATTGGGCTCGAAGAACTGAATATGGATGGATCTTTAAAGCTGGATGTTAATGGGTTGCCAGTCGCGACTTACGATGATTCTGATGTCGAAAATATGGCTAGAGTGTTTACTGGTTGGTTTATGACCGATGGTAGTATGATAGATCCAATGACTGCTGACAGCCTCTATCATGACCAAGAAGAAAAGCTGATTCTAGGTAACACAATACCGGCAGGGCTTACTCCAGAGCAAGATTTAGATTTAGTGCTAGACATACTAATTAACCACCCCAATACCGCTCCGTTTATCTCTAAACTATTGATTCAACGCTTCGTAACTTCTAACCCAAAACCTGCGTACATTGAGCGAGTGGCTACTGTATTTGCGAATACAGGAGGACAGCTCAGCGAAGTAATCAAAGCAGTTCTACTCGACCCAGAAATCGAGACAATCAACAATATTCATCGAACGAAAGTCAGAGAGCCTATTCTCGCAATGACTTACTTTTGCAGGGCTCTTGACTGTCGACCTGGTGCGAGTGGTTTGATTAACTACGATGCTCTCTCTTATCAAGATACATTTAATCAATACCCTCTCGGTGCACCTTCCGTATTTAACTTTTTCTCACCGGATTACTTACCATCAGGTAGCCTATCAGACTTAAATCTTGCTTCTCCTGAACTAAGTATTATCGACTGGAATCAAGTAATTAAATTGAGTAACGTCGTCTGGCGATTACTCAGAAATAATGGTTTTAACACTGGTTCAAATACTCCACAAGATCTCTACCCAAATCTAGAGCTATTGTTGTCTGTTGCCGAGGATTACGAACAGGTTATTGAAGTTATTAAGAGACGATTTTTCTATGGTGATCTCCCAGCAGACCTAGCTCCTCGATTTCAAGATATTTGGGCGGCTAGGGCTGACAAACGCGTTGCCCTTGCACCAATGCTGTACTTGGCATTTGTATCCCCTAGCTTTATGGTTCAGGAGTCATAG
- a CDS encoding DUF3987 domain-containing protein yields MNREKEAQHHYQPLEQLNKVQKSPAGNDLAVTIGSHHKQAHGFSTITYDGICDQIKKPLNLTHFKKNEIGKLISAKANCPWFMATDCPSRAKQSVAEHNEFKLLIVDLDTGDWVVGDLVNALKYDHDISSFAIYSTISSVQNTPRWRVIVPLLYAVDLPLWTALQESLAKSLGGDLCAINCNQIAYLPALSELNSCSYQYHIETGALIDGQKSKLVDSFETIENTLAPKKQAQEHNFTKSLSTGQISPIDQLEASTSWDNFLLYFGFKKVGKRWLHPDSQSGSPGVTISYRDDRNGRYLSAHESDPLNDGYSHSKFDVYCHFEHNGDTNIALKALGDKMLVSGGATINQHNKKLFNQANQPVPIASVSTLVDATNSNKKSVSEKIQEILDSDHIRGCVNITQYAPDNLIFKFSASLAKSAQFPQQTAALIALASFSSAANGSYAVQYRDGSSLSLGLYAVSEQPPGSSKSRVLNTTTRAIRSKFAELRKLAIDSVSCDADLSNDDESKQKPRVTIPYLTDTTPEALEQKLAHQGGYFGIASAEQASIDTLLGTNLDRKNNNDVILKAYTGNEQHVSCRVGRNGYSGSPYGSVNVIAQEGTIESILAKSNGQGIAERFLMISEPNMLGHRQYTEYTMVDPELSTDFDNLASNLVMAHHKLKPESIDDLNTLCINVLGWELIDKYRARIEPRLADGEKYSHSILRGAFSKADIQIMKISALLHLSGPRKDKAVISDVEVEQAIGVVNELLNNLYNIMEAKGIIGLKAEYTAILACFDKNRFRTERQLIESRKKVKPFVSMTKKNDAIRMAIKEMLQGGLLTQTIDDKSTIQLSMAQ; encoded by the coding sequence ATGAACCGCGAGAAAGAAGCTCAACATCATTACCAACCATTAGAGCAGCTCAATAAAGTACAAAAATCGCCTGCTGGAAACGATTTGGCTGTCACCATAGGCTCACACCACAAGCAAGCTCATGGCTTTAGCACAATTACCTATGATGGTATTTGCGACCAAATCAAGAAGCCTTTGAATCTAACGCACTTCAAGAAAAATGAGATCGGGAAACTCATTTCTGCTAAAGCCAACTGCCCTTGGTTCATGGCAACTGACTGCCCTTCTAGAGCAAAACAATCTGTCGCAGAACATAATGAATTCAAGCTACTAATTGTTGACTTAGACACTGGTGACTGGGTGGTCGGTGACCTAGTCAATGCTTTGAAATATGACCATGATATTTCGTCATTTGCTATCTACTCAACTATCAGTTCAGTGCAAAATACACCGCGTTGGAGAGTGATTGTTCCTCTACTATACGCTGTTGATTTGCCGCTTTGGACCGCGCTGCAGGAGTCACTTGCTAAAAGTCTAGGAGGAGACTTGTGCGCAATTAACTGCAATCAAATCGCATACCTTCCAGCATTGAGTGAGCTTAACAGCTGTTCGTACCAGTACCATATCGAAACGGGTGCTTTAATTGACGGTCAGAAATCAAAGCTAGTTGATAGCTTTGAAACGATTGAGAATACTTTAGCACCCAAAAAACAAGCCCAAGAGCATAATTTCACTAAGAGCTTGTCTACTGGACAAATCAGTCCGATTGACCAATTAGAAGCTTCTACTTCATGGGACAATTTCTTACTGTATTTCGGATTTAAAAAGGTTGGGAAGCGCTGGCTTCACCCTGACAGTCAATCTGGTTCGCCAGGTGTCACGATTTCCTATCGAGATGATCGAAACGGAAGATATCTATCAGCACATGAAAGTGATCCATTAAACGATGGTTACTCTCACAGCAAATTTGATGTCTACTGTCACTTCGAACATAACGGTGACACCAACATCGCATTAAAAGCACTAGGAGATAAGATGCTGGTGTCTGGAGGCGCTACCATTAATCAACACAATAAGAAACTATTCAACCAAGCCAACCAGCCTGTGCCTATCGCGTCGGTTAGCACACTAGTTGATGCAACAAATTCGAATAAAAAATCAGTGTCTGAGAAAATTCAAGAAATATTGGATAGCGACCATATCCGTGGATGTGTAAACATCACTCAATATGCACCTGACAATTTAATCTTCAAGTTTTCGGCTTCCCTGGCTAAATCAGCACAGTTTCCACAGCAAACAGCTGCTCTAATAGCTTTGGCATCTTTCAGTTCTGCAGCTAATGGCTCATATGCAGTCCAATACCGTGATGGCTCCTCACTCTCTTTGGGCCTTTATGCCGTAAGCGAGCAGCCTCCGGGCAGCTCAAAAAGTCGAGTGTTGAACACAACTACTAGAGCTATTCGCTCTAAATTTGCTGAACTACGAAAGCTAGCTATTGACTCGGTGAGCTGCGATGCAGATCTATCAAACGACGATGAATCAAAGCAAAAGCCCAGAGTCACTATCCCATACCTTACGGACACAACGCCAGAAGCCTTGGAACAAAAGTTAGCGCACCAAGGGGGGTACTTCGGTATTGCTAGTGCAGAGCAAGCTTCTATTGACACATTACTAGGTACAAACTTGGACCGAAAAAATAACAATGACGTCATCCTAAAAGCATATACCGGGAATGAGCAACACGTTTCGTGTCGAGTTGGAAGAAATGGCTATAGCGGTTCGCCTTACGGTTCTGTTAATGTAATTGCACAAGAGGGCACTATCGAAAGTATTCTCGCCAAGTCTAATGGGCAAGGTATCGCAGAACGATTTTTGATGATCTCTGAACCGAATATGCTTGGACATCGCCAGTACACCGAATACACGATGGTTGACCCAGAGTTATCTACCGACTTTGATAACCTTGCAAGTAATTTAGTCATGGCTCACCATAAACTTAAACCGGAGAGCATTGATGATTTGAATACCCTCTGTATTAACGTGTTAGGCTGGGAGCTTATCGACAAGTACCGCGCAAGAATAGAGCCGCGACTTGCTGACGGAGAGAAATATAGTCATTCGATTTTACGCGGTGCATTTTCCAAAGCCGACATACAGATAATGAAGATTTCAGCATTACTACACCTATCAGGTCCTAGAAAAGACAAAGCCGTCATATCGGACGTAGAAGTTGAGCAAGCTATTGGTGTCGTAAATGAACTACTCAACAATCTTTATAACATCATGGAGGCTAAAGGTATTATTGGTCTAAAGGCAGAATATACCGCTATCTTGGCTTGTTTTGACAAAAATCGATTCCGAACCGAAAGGCAGCTAATTGAATCTCGTAAAAAAGTGAAACCATTCGTCAGCATGACCAAAAAGAATGATGCGATTCGCATGGCTATCAAAGAAATGCTCCAGGGTGGACTATTAACCCAAACTATCGACGATAAAAGTACGATACAACTTTCCATGGCCCAATAG
- a CDS encoding site-specific DNA-methyltransferase, with protein sequence MNIKEETVYSNVETASSKQLAILKKHFPNCFDRDGKFIQERMLEVVNESEIELSKESYALNWLGKSYSRLLANLPPKTLIRADVEHNSQDKHKHSNNLLIKGDNLEVLKHLVNAYSEEVKMIYIDPPYNTGSDGFVYNDDRKFTKEQLAELAGLDIDEAERILSFADKGSNSHSAWLTFIYPRLYVSRELLSSEGVIFVSIGNDEVGQLRLMLDEIYGEHNFITMIARQMKSGGAKGSFFTPNVEYILVYAKEKLKTKNFRASISDEQIKTYYNKVESSGVRSGEKFGEERLYKASLDARPNQRYWIECPDGSFVIPPGSTLPNALGDGCKVTPNKDDGVWKWTYDRYKQEYDKGNIVFKVTRTSALVNNANEKSKYNIYNKLWLSEQQEKGKVPSDIILNWENRESSAELKKMDIPFDYAKPSNLIKYLIELVRTDKSDIILDFFAGSGTTGHAVQKVNAKDGGNRSYILVQIPEAVEAGSEAFKKGYKEITELTQARLLKVAEQVQDEFDTNNLDKGFKVYEVAKDFRIEEDDKELTLSNLTMFDDVLLTEDQYQTLLTTWALYDGSALTTPIYDIDLDGYTAHMCDRRLYMIASDFTSNALKALLRKLDDTDNKDFDPNKIVYYANNFDSVKQMELNEALKSYANKKSIEIDVVARN encoded by the coding sequence ATGAACATTAAAGAAGAAACAGTATATTCGAACGTTGAGACAGCCAGTAGCAAACAGCTTGCGATTCTCAAGAAACACTTCCCAAATTGCTTTGATCGTGATGGTAAGTTCATTCAAGAGCGAATGCTTGAAGTGGTCAATGAAAGTGAAATTGAGCTTTCAAAAGAAAGTTATGCTCTGAACTGGCTAGGCAAATCATACTCTCGTCTATTGGCGAATTTACCACCTAAAACCCTGATTCGCGCAGATGTAGAGCACAACTCGCAAGACAAGCATAAACATAGTAACAACTTGCTTATCAAAGGTGACAATCTCGAAGTACTTAAGCATTTGGTTAATGCCTACAGTGAGGAGGTCAAGATGATCTACATTGACCCGCCATATAACACAGGTTCAGATGGTTTCGTCTACAATGATGACCGTAAATTTACCAAAGAACAGCTTGCAGAGCTTGCTGGTCTTGATATCGATGAAGCGGAACGAATTTTGAGTTTTGCTGATAAAGGTTCGAATAGTCATAGTGCTTGGTTGACTTTTATTTATCCAAGGCTTTATGTGTCTAGGGAATTACTCTCCAGTGAAGGTGTGATCTTTGTTTCTATAGGTAATGATGAGGTGGGTCAGCTTAGGTTAATGCTTGACGAAATATATGGAGAACATAACTTCATAACAATGATTGCCCGACAAATGAAGTCAGGGGGAGCAAAAGGAAGCTTCTTTACACCTAACGTTGAATACATTCTTGTGTACGCAAAAGAAAAGCTGAAAACAAAAAATTTTAGAGCTTCTATATCAGATGAGCAAATAAAAACTTATTACAATAAGGTCGAAAGTTCTGGTGTTCGATCAGGAGAGAAGTTCGGTGAAGAAAGGCTATATAAAGCCAGCTTAGATGCGAGGCCTAACCAGAGGTATTGGATTGAGTGTCCTGATGGATCTTTTGTTATTCCACCGGGAAGTACATTACCTAATGCTCTGGGAGATGGCTGCAAAGTGACCCCTAATAAAGATGACGGGGTATGGAAGTGGACTTATGATCGCTACAAGCAAGAATATGATAAAGGGAATATTGTATTCAAAGTTACTAGAACATCAGCATTGGTAAACAACGCGAATGAGAAGTCTAAGTACAACATATACAACAAGTTATGGTTATCAGAGCAGCAAGAAAAAGGTAAAGTTCCAAGTGATATAATATTAAACTGGGAAAATAGGGAGAGTTCTGCTGAATTAAAGAAAATGGATATTCCATTTGATTATGCAAAACCATCTAACTTGATAAAATACTTAATAGAACTGGTGAGAACAGATAAAAGTGACATCATATTAGACTTTTTTGCTGGTTCAGGAACAACAGGGCATGCGGTACAAAAAGTGAACGCTAAAGATGGGGGGAATAGATCTTATATTCTCGTCCAAATACCAGAGGCTGTGGAAGCTGGGAGTGAAGCATTCAAAAAAGGGTACAAGGAAATTACCGAGTTGACGCAAGCAAGATTATTAAAGGTCGCAGAGCAAGTTCAGGATGAATTTGATACAAACAACTTGGATAAAGGTTTTAAAGTATACGAGGTCGCAAAGGACTTTCGTATTGAAGAAGATGACAAAGAACTAACCTTATCCAATCTTACTATGTTTGATGATGTTCTACTAACTGAGGATCAGTATCAAACCCTACTCACTACATGGGCTTTGTATGATGGTAGTGCGTTAACGACACCTATCTACGATATTGATCTCGATGGTTATACAGCGCATATGTGTGATAGACGTTTATATATGATTGCCTCAGATTTTACTAGCAATGCACTTAAAGCTTTGCTTCGTAAGCTTGATGATACGGATAACAAAGATTTTGATCCAAACAAAATTGTTTATTATGCCAACAACTTTGACAGCGTGAAGCAGATGGAATTGAACGAAGCACTGAAGAGTTATGCGAATAAGAAATCTATCGAAATTGATGTGGTGGCACGTAACTAA